A window of Castanea sativa cultivar Marrone di Chiusa Pesio chromosome 1, ASM4071231v1 contains these coding sequences:
- the LOC142643451 gene encoding cinnamoyl-CoA reductase 1-like — MTQVEGKQRVCVTGAGGYLASWVIKILLSKGYMVHGTVRDPGDMKNAHLKKLENASEKLQLFKADLLDYEGLCSAIDGCTGVFHVACPVPTRSNDPNPEVELIEPAVTGTRNVLNACTKAKVKRVVVVSSIGAVMFNRSWPKDQPMDEECWSDTELCKEVQEYYCFGKTVAESEALEYAKSSDFSIITVCPSIIIGPLLQPTMNASSLFLLTLLKGGIESLENKARPVVDVRDVAEALLLAYEKPEAKGRYICTSYVIRMQDLVNKLKSLYPNYNYPKSFTAIKEDVKMSSGKLQNLGWKYRPLDETIVDVVKRYEESRFLSKDQD; from the exons atgacacAGGTAGAAGGGAAGCAAAGAGTGTGTGTGACTGGTGCAGGAGGATATTTGGCATCATGGGTCATAAAGATCCTCCTCTCAAAGGGGTACATGGTCCATGGAACTGTTAGAGACCCAG GTGATATGAAGAATGCTCACTTGAAAAAATTGGAAAACGCTTCAGAGAAATTACAACTTTTCAAGGCGGACTTGCTGGACTATGAAGGTCTTTGTTCTGCCATTGATGGTTGTACTGGGGTTTTCCATGTTGCCTGCCCTGTTCCTACCCGGAGCAATGATCCTAACCCTGAG GTAGAACTAATTGAACCAGCTGTTACTGGCACAAGGAACGTACTAAATGCATGTACGAAGGCAAAAGTGAAGAGAGTCGTGGTTGTTTCATCTATTGGCGCTGTTATGTTCAACCGCAGTTGGCCCAAGGATCAGCCCATGGATGAGGAATGTTGGTCTGATACAGAGCTCTGCAAGGAAGTTCAG GAATATTATTGCTTTGGCAAAACAGTTGCGGAAAGTGAAGCTTTGGAGTATGCAAAGAGTAGTGACTTCAGCATTATAACTGTTTGTCCATCCATTATTATCGGGCCATTGCTGCAACCTACAATGAATGCCAGTAGCTTATTTCTCCTAACACTTTTGAAAG GTGGAATCGAATCACTGGAAAATAAGGCACGACCTGTTGTAGACGTGCGAGATGTGGCTGAAGCGTTGTTGCTTGCATATGAGAAGCCTGAAGCAAAAGGGAGATATATATGCACATCATATGTAATAAGAATGCAAGATTTGGTAAACAAACTGAAGAGCTTGTATCCTAACTACAATTACCCTAAAAG TTTCACTGCTATAAAGGAAGATGTGAAGATGAGTTCAGGGAAATTGCAGAATTTGGGTTGGAAGTATCGGCCACTAGATGAGACAATTGTGGATGTTGTGAAGAGATATGAAGAGAGCCGTTTCCTGAGTAAGGACCAGGACTAG
- the LOC142644203 gene encoding cinnamoyl-CoA reductase 1-like — MAAETENEKGRVCVTGGGGFLASWVIKILLTNNYFVHATVRQPGDVKYAHLSEFVNASTNLKTFKADLLDYESICSAVEGCIGVFHVASPVPSTTVSNPEVEVLEPAVKGTLNVLKACVEAKVKRAVVVSSVYALMLNSSWPKDQVMDETCWSDKEYCRTTKNWYGLSKTEAESEALEFAKRSGLDVVTVCPSFIWGPILQPTVNTTSLVLIKLLKDGFESLENKLRLIIDVRDVAEALLLTYENPEAEGRYICTAHTIKAKDIVDLLRSIYPNYNYPKNYTEVPEEGRLSSEKLQKLGWSFRQLKETLTDSVESYRKAGIVD, encoded by the exons ATGGCCGCTGAGACTGAGAATGAGAAGGGAAGAGTGTGTGTAACAGGTGGAGGAGGGTTCCTTGCTTCATGGGTCATTAAGATACTTCTTACCAACAACTATTTTGTACACGCAACCGTTAGACAACCAG GAGATGTGAAGTATGCTCATTTAAGCGAATTTGTGAACGCATCCACAAACTTGAAAACATTCAAGGCAGACCTACTGGATTACGAATCTATATGTTCTGCAGTTGAGGGGTGCATTGGAGTATTCCATGTTGCTAGTCCAGTTCCTTCAACCACAGTCTCAAACCCTGAG GTGGAAGTGCTTGAGCCTGCTGTAAAGGGCACGCTTAATGTACTGAAAGCATGTGTTGAAGCAAAAGTTAAGCGGGCTGTTGTTGTGTCCTCTGTTTATGCTTTGATGTTGAATTCAAGCTGGCCCAAGGATCAAGTGATGGATGAAACTTGTTGGTCTGACAAGGAATACTGTAGAACTACAAAG AACTGGTATGGTCTTTCTAAAACGGAAGCAGAAAGTGAGGCCTTAGAATTTGCAAAAAGAAGTGGCCTTGATGTTGTAACCGTATGTCCTTCCTTTATTTGGGGCCCAATTCTGCAGCCTACAGTGAATACAACTAGCTTGGTTCTCATTAAACTTCTGAAAG ATGGGTTTGAATCACTGGAAAACAAGCTTCGATTGATTATAGATGTACGTGATGTAGCTGAGGCACTACTCCTGACTTATGAGAATCCTGAGGCTGAAGGAAGATACATATGCACGGCACACACAATCAAGGCAAAGGATATTGTTGACTTGCTAAGAAGTATATACCCCAATTATAACTATCCTAAGAA CTATACTGAAGTTCCAGAAGAAGGAAGACTGAGTTCTGAGAAATTGCAAAAATTGGGTTGGAGTTTCCGGCAATTAAAGGAAACTCTAACTGATTCTGTTGAAAGCTATCGCAAAGCAGGAATCGTTGATTGA
- the LOC142615038 gene encoding cinnamoyl-CoA reductase 1-like isoform X1, which translates to MAAENEKGRVCVTGGGGFLASWVIKLLLSKNYFVHTTVRQPGNVKYAHLSEFENASTNLKLFKADLLDYNSICSAVEGCIGVFHVASPVPATPVPNPEVEVIEPAVKGTLNVLKACVEAKVKRVVVVSALSALMMNPSWPKDQVIDETCWSDKEYCRTTKNWYHLSKTEAESEAFEFAKGSGLDVVTVCPSLILGPILQPTVNATSLVILKLLTDGYELLENKLRYIVDVRDVAEALLLAYDNPEAEGRYICMSYTIKAKDVVDLLKSIYPNYNYPKNSYTEVPEENRFSSEKLQKLGWSFRPLKETLTDSVESFRKAGHID; encoded by the exons ATGGCAGCTGAGAATGAGAAGGGAAGAGTGTGTGTAACAGGAGGAGGAGGGTTCCTTGCTTCATGGGTGATTAAGCTACTTCTCTCCAAGAACTATTTTGTACACACAACCGTCAGACAACCCG GCAATGTGAAGTATGCTCACTTGAGTGAATTTGAGAACGCATCCACAAACTTGAAACTATTCAAGGCAGACCTCCTGGATTACAACTCCATATGTTCTGCAGTTGAAGGGTGCATTGGAGTATTCCATGTTGCTAGTCCAGTTCCTGCTACCCCAGTCCCAAACCCTGAG GTAGAAGTGATTGAGCCTGCTGTAAAGGGCACACTTAATGTACTGAAAGCATGTGTTGAAGCAAAAGTTAAACGCGTTGTTGTTGTGTCCGCTCTTTCTGCTCTGATGATGAATCCAAGCTGGCCCAAGGATCAAGTGATTGATGAAACTTGTTGGTCTGacaaggaatattgtagaaCTACAAAG aaCTGGTATCATCTTTCTAAAACGGAGGCAGAAAGTGAGGCCTTTGAATTTGCAAAAGGAAGTGGGCTTGATGTTGTAACTGTATGTCCTTCCCTTATTTTGGGGCCGATTCTGCAGCCTACAGTGAATGCAACTAGCTTGGTTATCTTAAAACTTCTGACAG ATGGGTATGAGTTACTGGAAAACAAGCTTCGATATATTGTAGACGTACGTGATGTAGCTGAGGCACTACTCCTGGCCTACGACAATCCTGAGGCTGAAGGAAGATACATATGCATGTCATACACAATCAAGGCAAAGGATGTGGTTGACTTGCTAAAGAGTATATACCCCAACTATAACTATCCAAAGAA CAGCTATACCGAAGTGCCAGAAGAAAATAGGTTCAGTTCTGAGAAATTGCAAAAATTGGGTTGGAGTTTCCGGCCATTGAAGGAAACTCTAACTGATTCCGTTGAAAGCTTTCGCAAAGCTGGACACATTGATTGA
- the LOC142615038 gene encoding cinnamoyl-CoA reductase 1-like isoform X2, with protein MAAENEKGRVCVTGGGGFLASWVIKLLLSKNYFVHTTVRQPGNVKYAHLSEFENASTNLKLFKADLLDYNSICSAVEGCIGVFHVASPVPATPVPNPEVEVIEPAVKGTLNVLKACVEAKVKRVVVVSALSALMMNPSWPKDQVIDETCWSDKEYCRTTKNWYHLSKTEAESEAFEFAKGSGLDVVTVCPSLILGPILQPTVNATSLVILKLLTDGYELLENKLRYIVDVRDVAEALLLAYDNPEAEGRYICMSYTIKAKDVVDLLKSIYPNYNYPKNYTEVPEENRFSSEKLQKLGWSFRPLKETLTDSVESFRKAGHID; from the exons ATGGCAGCTGAGAATGAGAAGGGAAGAGTGTGTGTAACAGGAGGAGGAGGGTTCCTTGCTTCATGGGTGATTAAGCTACTTCTCTCCAAGAACTATTTTGTACACACAACCGTCAGACAACCCG GCAATGTGAAGTATGCTCACTTGAGTGAATTTGAGAACGCATCCACAAACTTGAAACTATTCAAGGCAGACCTCCTGGATTACAACTCCATATGTTCTGCAGTTGAAGGGTGCATTGGAGTATTCCATGTTGCTAGTCCAGTTCCTGCTACCCCAGTCCCAAACCCTGAG GTAGAAGTGATTGAGCCTGCTGTAAAGGGCACACTTAATGTACTGAAAGCATGTGTTGAAGCAAAAGTTAAACGCGTTGTTGTTGTGTCCGCTCTTTCTGCTCTGATGATGAATCCAAGCTGGCCCAAGGATCAAGTGATTGATGAAACTTGTTGGTCTGacaaggaatattgtagaaCTACAAAG aaCTGGTATCATCTTTCTAAAACGGAGGCAGAAAGTGAGGCCTTTGAATTTGCAAAAGGAAGTGGGCTTGATGTTGTAACTGTATGTCCTTCCCTTATTTTGGGGCCGATTCTGCAGCCTACAGTGAATGCAACTAGCTTGGTTATCTTAAAACTTCTGACAG ATGGGTATGAGTTACTGGAAAACAAGCTTCGATATATTGTAGACGTACGTGATGTAGCTGAGGCACTACTCCTGGCCTACGACAATCCTGAGGCTGAAGGAAGATACATATGCATGTCATACACAATCAAGGCAAAGGATGTGGTTGACTTGCTAAAGAGTATATACCCCAACTATAACTATCCAAAGAA CTATACCGAAGTGCCAGAAGAAAATAGGTTCAGTTCTGAGAAATTGCAAAAATTGGGTTGGAGTTTCCGGCCATTGAAGGAAACTCTAACTGATTCCGTTGAAAGCTTTCGCAAAGCTGGACACATTGATTGA